A genomic region of Runella rosea contains the following coding sequences:
- a CDS encoding pyridoxal phosphate-dependent aminotransferase, protein MSQKIDRRSLLKSGFMTLGGIAAMPAIGAFANVPSRVDANGNIFHSPLLRETFLENPPKTPPTMIRINANENPYGPPMSARKAVSESVATGSRYSWKELENLVGKIAKKEGVTPDHIMMGPGSSDLLEKVALVLFAKGGNVVSADPTYMSLVKVAEATGASWKAVPCKGDWSHDLKAMEAAIDKDTKLVYICNPNNPMGSITSGKELLDFCSRVADRVPIFVDEAYLELAVGADTQSMVSLLSQKKNVIIARTFSKIMGMAGLRVGYIAALPSTLDNIQKITRGGMGITQTSIAAAVASMDDNEFQDTTRKLNHEVKTYLCKNLDRMGYKYVTSYTNFVIFPINMPGKEMLQKMMAKGIMVRGYEIQGKPWCRVSMGTMDEIKQFVSALEAIS, encoded by the coding sequence ATGAGCCAGAAAATTGACCGCCGCAGTCTTTTAAAATCAGGTTTTATGACCCTCGGAGGGATTGCTGCAATGCCCGCTATCGGTGCTTTTGCCAATGTTCCTTCACGTGTAGATGCAAATGGTAACATTTTTCACAGTCCTTTATTGCGGGAGACATTCTTGGAAAATCCTCCAAAGACTCCTCCAACCATGATTCGTATCAATGCCAACGAAAACCCTTATGGCCCGCCAATGAGCGCTCGCAAAGCCGTATCAGAATCAGTGGCCACGGGAAGCCGTTATTCATGGAAAGAGCTGGAAAACCTCGTAGGCAAAATCGCGAAGAAAGAAGGCGTAACTCCTGACCATATCATGATGGGCCCTGGTTCATCCGATTTGTTGGAGAAAGTAGCCCTTGTATTGTTTGCTAAAGGTGGAAACGTCGTTTCGGCCGACCCAACTTATATGTCATTGGTGAAAGTAGCTGAAGCTACGGGTGCCTCATGGAAAGCAGTTCCTTGCAAAGGCGACTGGTCGCATGACCTGAAAGCCATGGAAGCGGCCATCGACAAAGATACCAAACTTGTCTACATCTGTAATCCTAACAACCCAATGGGAAGTATCACATCGGGCAAAGAATTGTTGGATTTCTGTTCACGCGTGGCCGACAGAGTACCCATTTTTGTGGACGAAGCTTATCTTGAACTAGCCGTTGGTGCTGATACCCAAAGCATGGTATCTTTGCTTAGCCAGAAGAAAAACGTCATCATTGCCCGTACTTTCTCAAAAATCATGGGTATGGCAGGTTTGCGCGTTGGATACATCGCAGCACTGCCTTCAACACTTGATAATATCCAGAAAATCACACGCGGCGGGATGGGTATTACCCAAACCTCCATTGCTGCCGCCGTAGCCAGTATGGACGACAATGAGTTTCAGGATACTACCCGCAAGCTCAACCACGAAGTAAAAACGTACCTCTGCAAAAACCTCGACCGTATGGGGTATAAGTACGTTACTTCTTACACCAACTTCGTGATTTTTCCCATCAATATGCCTGGCAAAGAAATGCTCCAAAAAATGATGGCCAAAGGAATCATGGTGCGCGGTTATGAGATTCAGGGAAAACCCTGGTGCCGCGTCAGTATGGGTACAATGGACGAAATTAAGCAGTTCGTCAGCGCATTAGAAGCTATTAGTTAA
- a CDS encoding SusD/RagB family nutrient-binding outer membrane lipoprotein — MKKYILLSLALILTATSCTSEFDEMNVDPNNPTKISAQYLLPYALERSIDRYWGGRTRFERLNLDGAMLWMQYLSRNIYSNEGDNYGISPAMQNNNWQGFFNDGLVNFQRIITESGPEGTAPNANYEGVALVMRSWLFSVMTDMWGAIPYNDALKGTSAEPNYSPAYDSQEKVYEGLLNDLKIANEKLNPAGPAILGDIVHNGNIMRWKRFANSLRLRLANRQAAKKPAESRAIMREILSDPVKYPIITANADNTVLRSTSVLPSNNEWHQVLIQESRTDWNISSTLADKMNSLNDTRITVYATPVGGKYVGHSNGLPDAIATTYLATSSGVGTAFTRIDAPSVLMTASEVNLILAEAVLDGDITTGTAKGYFEAGITASFEQFGLTVPATYFATVGEVTREKVLDQKWLALYGVGIEAWTEYRRTGFPVLPAKDPRAVFENDGVLPTRLPYPGSEYSLNKASLDKGIALNGGADNMKTKLWWAEK; from the coding sequence ATGAAAAAATACATACTACTTTCTTTGGCATTGATTCTTACGGCAACCTCATGTACGAGTGAGTTCGACGAGATGAACGTGGACCCCAACAACCCCACCAAAATCAGCGCCCAGTACCTGCTGCCTTATGCCCTTGAGCGCTCCATTGATCGTTATTGGGGAGGAAGAACCCGTTTTGAGCGTCTTAACCTCGACGGAGCCATGCTCTGGATGCAGTATTTGTCGCGCAATATTTATTCAAATGAAGGAGATAACTATGGTATTTCGCCCGCGATGCAGAATAACAACTGGCAGGGCTTTTTCAATGATGGCTTGGTAAATTTTCAGCGTATCATCACAGAGTCAGGGCCAGAAGGAACAGCCCCTAACGCTAACTATGAAGGGGTGGCGCTTGTGATGCGTTCGTGGTTGTTTTCGGTCATGACCGATATGTGGGGCGCGATTCCTTACAATGATGCTTTGAAAGGAACATCGGCTGAACCTAACTATTCTCCTGCCTACGACTCACAGGAAAAAGTGTATGAAGGGCTGTTGAATGACTTAAAAATTGCCAACGAAAAACTGAACCCCGCTGGACCTGCTATCCTTGGCGACATTGTTCACAACGGAAACATCATGCGTTGGAAGCGTTTTGCTAACTCACTGAGATTACGTTTGGCCAACCGTCAGGCTGCCAAAAAGCCTGCAGAGTCGCGGGCTATCATGCGGGAGATTTTGAGCGACCCCGTGAAATACCCCATCATCACGGCCAATGCCGACAATACCGTTTTGCGCAGCACTTCAGTTTTGCCAAGCAACAACGAATGGCACCAAGTGTTGATTCAAGAAAGCCGTACCGACTGGAACATTAGCAGCACCTTGGCCGATAAAATGAACAGCCTAAACGATACCCGTATTACGGTTTATGCAACACCCGTAGGCGGCAAATACGTAGGGCACTCAAACGGATTACCCGATGCCATTGCTACCACCTATTTAGCTACAAGCTCAGGAGTTGGCACAGCCTTTACCCGCATTGATGCCCCAAGCGTACTCATGACGGCTTCGGAAGTGAACCTTATTTTGGCCGAAGCAGTACTTGACGGTGACATCACTACAGGTACCGCCAAAGGTTATTTCGAGGCAGGGATTACCGCTTCTTTCGAGCAATTTGGACTCACTGTACCTGCAACGTATTTTGCGACGGTTGGTGAAGTAACCCGCGAGAAAGTGTTGGATCAGAAATGGTTAGCGCTTTACGGTGTTGGCATCGAGGCATGGACGGAGTACCGTCGTACGGGTTTTCCTGTATTGCCTGCCAAAGATCCACGCGCCGTATTTGAAAATGATGGCGTATTACCAACCCGCTTACCGTATCCGGGAAGTGAATATTCGCTCAATAAGGCAAGTTTAGACAAAGGAATCGCCCTCAATGGAGGTGCCGATAACATGAAAACGAAGCTTTGGTGGGCAGAGAAATAA